The Poecilia reticulata strain Guanapo linkage group LG13, Guppy_female_1.0+MT, whole genome shotgun sequence genome has a segment encoding these proteins:
- the mettl16 gene encoding RNA N(6)-adenosine-methyltransferase mettl16 produces the protein MALNKSMHPRNRYKDKPPDFAYLASKYPDFQQHVHTSLTGRPVVNFKEPEAVRALTCTLLKEDFGLTIQIPLERLIPTVPLRLNYIHWVEDLIDGQKQHRRGIDIGTGASCIYPLLGATMNGWFFLATEVDDICFDYAKKNVEQNKLSDLVKVVKVPQKTLLMDALKEETEIIYDFCMCNPPFFANQLEAKGVNSRNSRRPPPSSVNTGGVTEIMAEGGELEFVKRIIHDSLQLKKRLRWYSCMLGKKCSLAPLKEELRKQGVPKVTHTEFCQGRTMRWALAWSFYDDVTVPSPPSKKRKLEKAQKPLSFTLPEAGVKELQAKASAAGCSSSCSSVDSITALLEKTLTELRVLHKRVTCRQKEQSLFLTAVENTWIHGRQKRREQTRQLRELPRAPPCAGTSIQTSTATAAPVSTENRGNDESQDADLKGKSVPSKESSTETQTSAEGREEKEALANAGGEDVDMDSSACAEPRQEVDVKTPAAESAGDTGRPHTFGRVEHFLFKCLLNVIPEGNDVGVEMHWVEGQNKDLMNQLRTYLRNTLLKSVGKV, from the exons TGTGAATTTCAAAGAGCCGGAGGCGGTGCGCGCGCTCACCTGCACACTGTTGAAGGAAGACTTTGGTTTGACCATCCAGATCCCTCTGGAGCGCCTCATCCCCACCGTCCCCCTGCGCCTCAACTACATCCACTGGGTGGAGGATCTCATCGACGGCCAGAAGCAGCATCGCCGCGGCATCGACATTG GCACCGGAGCGTCCTGCATTTATCCCTTGCTGGGAGCCACAATGAACGGCTGGTTCTTCCTCGCCACAGAGGTGGACGACATCTGCTTTGACTACGCAAAGAAGAATGTGGAGCAGAACAAGCTGTCAGACCTGGTGAAAG TTGTAAAAGTCCCGCAGAAGACTTTACTGATGGACGCCTTAAAAGAAGAGACAGAAATTATTTATGACTTCTGCATGTGTAACCCACCTTTTTTCGCCAACCAGCTAGAAGCAAAG GGGGTGAACTCCAGAAACTCACGAAGACCTCCTCCCAGTTCGGTGAACACGGGCGGGGTGACTGAGATCATGGCGGAGGGCGGCGAGCTGGAGTTCGTCAAGAGGATCATTCATGACAgcctgcagctgaagaagaggcTGCG GTGGTACAGTTGCATGTTGGGGAAGAAATGCAGCCTGGCACCTTTGAAAGAGGAGCTGAGGAAGCAAGGG GTTCCCAAAGTGACCCACACAGAGTTCTGCCAGGGACGGACCATGCGCTGGGCGCTGGCCTGGAGTTTCTATGACGATGTGACTGTCCCG TCTCCTCCCAGTAAGAAGCGTAAACTGGAGAAGGCTCAGAAGCCGCTGTCTTTCACGCTACCAGAAGCAGGTGTGAAGGAGCTCCAGGCCAAGGCCtcagctgcaggctgcagcagcagctgtagtTCTGTGGACAGCATCACtgctctgctggaaaaaacCCTCACTGAGCTGCGG GTGCTGCATAAGCGAGTCACCTGCAGGCAAAAGGAGCAGAGCCTCTTCCTGACTGCTGTGGAGAACACCTGGATCCACGGCCGACAGAAGAGGCGTGAACAGACACGTCAGCTGCGAGAGCTTCCCAGGGCTCCTCCCTGCGCTGGGACCAGTATACAAACCAGTACGGCCACAGCTGCTCCCGTTTCCACTGAAAACCGAGGAAATGACGAGAGCCAGGATGCCGACCTCAAGGGCAAATCCGTTCCTTCAAAAGAGTCGAGCACGGAAACCCAGACCTCGGCTGAAGGTCGAGAAGAAAAAGAGGCGCTGGCGAACGCAGGGGGTGAGGATGTGGACATGGATTCCTCTGCGTGCGCAGAAccaagacaggaagtggacgTGAAAACTCCTGCTGCAGAGAGCGCCGGTGACACCGGGCGGCCCCATACCTTTGGAAGGGTCGAGCACTTTCTGTTCAAGTGTCTGCTGAACGTGATTCCAGAGGGAAACGACGTAGGGGTTGAGATGCACTGGGTCGAGGGTCAGAACAAAGACCTGATGAATCAGCTGCGTACATACCTCAGGAACACACTTTTAAAATCTGTGGGGAAGGTCTGA